The segment CCCCCAGCCCGCAGCAACTGTTCCACCGAGGGCTGCAGCCCCCAAGCCCGCAGCACCTAACGCCCCAACTGACATATCCTCGCCCTGGGTCGAGTCAGCCGCGATCACCGAATCAGCATCGATGGAAGCCGCAATTCGCTCACCCTCAACTGGCACAGCACCATTGGCCGAAATAGCCGCATCGGGCGGCACTAAAGGCGGCAGATAATCCGACGGCTCTGGCAGCGGTGCCGGCGCTGGCTGCTGACCACCAACCCACTGCTGGGGGGGCGCTTCTGTCTCTAGGGGCAATTCCTCAAGGTATTCTTGCACCTGAGGATTCGCAAAATAATCTTTCAGCGATGCCGTATGCTGCGTCAAATCGCGGAAATGCGGAAACACTTCTTCCTGCATCCACCGCTCCGTGTAAAGACATAAACCGGGCAGCAAGTCGGAAACATCACTCGAATGATCGCGAATAAAGGCCATCGGCTCATATTCTTGACTCCGCTCGAGAGCCTTAGCGGCGGCATCCGGCTGCCCTAACAACAACGAACAAATCGATTGTTCGAGGTAAACATCTTGGCGACTCCCAAGCCGAGCCAACATTGCCTTCGCTCGCCGAATCAAAGCGGGTTCCTGACGTGCAAATCCCTTCGCCATCAGGGCATAAACCGATAAATAGGTCGCAACGGCGGAAGGACGGCGCGATTCTGATTCAAATAACGCCTGCTGCTCATCGACCGTCATGTAATCGCGCAACTGCTGAATAAACCGCAGAAAATCATCGACGCCCAAACCGGATTGGTCAATCCCGTTACCATCAATGCCCTGGCGATCGTGGAGCATTTCGCGTAGCGTCTCCAGCCCCCTTTGGCGAATCGGCGCATCCTCATCCGGATCAGACAGCATGGCCAAAATCCGGTAGGGCCGCAGCTTATACAGATCGGCTTGCACTTCAGCGCGGACTGCAGGGAATAACCCCTCACGCATTAATAACTCTTGTCCCGTCTCCAAGGCTTCGGCAGCATTATCGTAATGCCCCTGTTGCCATTCCTCGCGCCCCAACTCCAAACAAGC is part of the Romeriopsis navalis LEGE 11480 genome and harbors:
- a CDS encoding J domain-containing protein; the protein is MRIPLDYYRILGLPILATADQIKQAYRDRTLQLPRQEFSTQAVASRKALLQQAYDLLAEDEKRRDYDARFLATTYEQNDQTVTTAPNQTSDIEIEESQFVGGLVLLQELGEYESVLRLGRPYLNPTNTAIKEARLGEPQAALSDIVLAIALACLELGREEWQQGHYDNAAEALETGQELLMREGLFPAVRAEVQADLYKLRPYRILAMLSDPDEDAPIRQRGLETLREMLHDRQGIDGNGIDQSGLGVDDFLRFIQQLRDYMTVDEQQALFESESRRPSAVATYLSVYALMAKGFARQEPALIRRAKAMLARLGSRQDVYLEQSICSLLLGQPDAAAKALERSQEYEPMAFIRDHSSDVSDLLPGLCLYTERWMQEEVFPHFRDLTQHTASLKDYFANPQVQEYLEELPLETEAPPQQWVGGQQPAPAPLPEPSDYLPPLVPPDAAISANGAVPVEGERIAASIDADSVIAADSTQGEDMSVGALGAAGLGAAALGGTVAAGWGNNRPIDESPQDPPPAKSTSPKRKKNSRRRRAMEPVDATVAASMRSDRDVSADAAVALDAPPRQRRSRAVDEADAAKPAWLIPLLGLFLLGLLGYGLMQLLRPRPSS